From the Thomasclavelia ramosa DSM 1402 genome, the window GAGTGATGAGCAATTAGAATTTTATCAAGCTCAATTAGCTGAAATTAATAGTCTTGATCTTGAAGAATTAGATGAAGATGAGTTAGAACGTGAAAAAAAACTGCTTCAAAGTTATGAGAAAACAAATGAGCAAATTTCTAAATATCGACAATATATGAATGGTGATCGTGGTGCTCTAGCAACATTAAGCAATGCATTAAGCGAATTAGAAGAATTAAACGATAATCCTCAATATCAAAATACGTATGAAAGGATGTATGACCTATATTATAATTTAATTGATCTTGATGATGAAATAATCAATGAATTTAATAGTACTAATTTTGATGAATATCGTTTAAATGAAATTCAAGAAGTCTTTTTTAAATTAAATCGTTTAAAAAGAAAGTACGGACAATCAATTGAGGCGATTAAAGAAGCTAAAGAAGATTTAGAAATGAAAGTTGCAGCTTTTAACAATCGGGAAACATATTTGAATGATTTAAAAAAACAATTGGATATTGCTTATCAAGAGACCAAATCAATAGCTGAGCAAATTACTAGATTAAGGCAATCAAAAGCTAAAGAATTTACTGAATTAGTTACAAAAGAATTAAAATCTTTATATTTAGATAAAGTTGTTTTTAAGGTTGATTTTAAATTAGTTGATTTTCAAAAAAATGGACAAGATAATGTAGAATTCTTAATTTCTACAAATGCTGGACAAACATTAAAACCGTTGAATAAAGTAGCTTCAGGTGGAGAAATGTCCAGAATTATGTTGGCAATCAAGATATTGTCCTTATCTTCGAGCTCTGTGGAAACAATTATTTTTGATGAAGCTGATACTGGCGTTAGTGGTAAAGTGGCTGAAAGTATTGGAGCAAAGATGAAATATATTAGCAAGCAGCATCAAGTATTGTGCATTACTCATTTAGCACAAGTTGCCGCTTTTGCTAAAAATCATTATTTGATCCAAAAATCAAGTAATGACAATTATACAAATGTAAAGATTAAAGAATTATCTTATGATCAAAGTATTAATGAAATTGCTAAATTGATTTCTGGAAAAGAAGTATCTCAGGAATCAATAAATCATGCAAAAAAATTAAAAATAAGTAGTGAATAATTAAAAGCATAGAAACCAAACTATGATGTAACGAATGTTACAAGGAGGTTTCTATGCTTTTTAAAAAGCTAATCCTTTCCTTTATCTTAGCTTTAGCCATTATTAATCCAATTGCAATATATGCTATTTCTCTAGTACCTGGTGGAGATTCCATTGGAATCGAGCTAGATTATCAAGGTGTGGTTATTACAGGAGGATATAAGATCAAAGTCGGTAATGAAAGCTACGATCCACTAGCAAAAGATTTTAAAGTTGGAGATATTATTGTCGCAATTAACAATCAAAAGGTAACAAGTATTGAAGAATTAAGCAATGTTATTAAAGAAGGCGATATAGCTAATCCCAGATATGATTTAACCATTAAAAGAGGTAAAGAAACCCTCCACCACGACCTCCAGGTCGTTTATGAAAATCAGCAATTTTCTACGGGATTATATGTCAAAGATGCAATTAGCGGGGTTGGAACACTTACATTTTATAACCCGGCAACTAGTACTTTTGGAGCTTTAGGACATGCAATGAGTGACTCTAAACTTGACAGCGAAGAGCTTATTCAAAATGGTAATATTTTTGAAAGTACAGTAACTAGTATTAAAAAAGCAACAACGCAATCTTCAGGAAATAAAATTGCAGACATTTCCAATATTGAAATAGGTAGTATAAACAGCCATAGTCAATTTGGTATTTATGGAACTTATAATTATGATATTTCAAAACGAGAAATGATGGAAACTGCATCTATTGAAGAAACTAAATTAGGAAAAGCCTACTTTTTAACTGTTTTAGATGGTGATAAAATCCAGAAGTGTGAAATTGAAATCACTAAATTGAATGACCAGGATTCTATAAAAGAAAAGGGAATTGAATTTACTGTGACAGATCAAGAAGTAATTAATAAAGCTAATGGAATTGTACAAGGAATGAGTGGATCACCGATTATTCAAAATAACAAAATAGTTGGGTGTGTGACTCATGTATCAGGTAATAATCCAATTATTGGCTATGGTCTATATATAGATTGGATGCTTGAGATGGATAAATAAGGATAAAAAGGTGCTCAAATTGAGCACCTTTTTATTTCAATTTGGTGAGATTTTTAGTATAATTATACAGTTAAGGGGGAAACATGATGAATTTATTAACGATAAAAAGTGCATTTAAAGAAAGTATCCCCGTTATGATGGGATATTTAGTCTTAGGATTTGCTTTTGGAATGTTGCTTGTTTCTAAAGGATTTCCAATTTATTATGCATTTATTATGAGCTGTTTTATATATGCGGGAAGTATGCAGTTTGTAACAATTTCTTTATTAGCTGGTCAAGCTTCTTTTATTAGTTCATTTATTATGACACTGATGGTTAATGCAAGGCATTTAGTTTATGGATTATCAATGTTAAAAAAATTTAATTTTTTAGGGAAATTAAAACCTTATATGATTTTTTCATTAACGGATGAAACATTTTCTTTACTTGTGAAAAATGATTTTAAAAGTAAGAATGAGGTTTTTTTAATAAGTTTTTTAGATCAATGCTATTGGATCATTGGTTCTTTGGTGGGGGCAACAATTGGAAATAATGTATCTTTTAATACTCAAGGTTTAGAATTTTCAATGACAGCATTGTTTATAGTTATTGTAATTAATCAAATTAAAAATAATTCTAATCATTTAGCGACATTGATTGGTTTTTTTGTCAGCATAATTTGTTTGATTATTTTTGGTAGTGATAACTTTGTTATTTTTTCTATGATTTTAATCATGATAATATTAATTTTAGTTAAACCGAGGTTAAAAAATGAATAATGATGTCTTGATAATAATAGCAGTAGCTTTAGGAACAATCTTAACAAGGGTCTTACCATTTCTGATATTTAATGATGCTGAAAATTTACCACCGGCAATTAGTTATTTATCTAAAGTGTTGCCATATTCAATTATGGCAATGTTAGTTGTATATTGTTTAAGGGATACAACTTTTATTTCCGGAAATCATGGTTTTCCAGAAATAATTGCCGTTTCAATTACCATTATAATTCATTTATTAAAGGAAAATACTTTATTATCGATTTTAGTAGGCACAATTACATATATGATTTGCATTCAAGTGATTTTTGCATAAAGGAGGTATAGTAATGCAAGTTGTTTTCCACATTGATCTTAATGCATTTTACGCAAGTGCAGAAATATCACGTAATCCTGACTTAAAAGGAAAACCAATAGTTATATCTGGTAAATCACGACGAAGTATTATTACCACAGCTTCTTATGAAGCCCGTGAATTTGGCATTCACTCTGCAATGCCACTATTTCAAGCATTAGAATTGTGCAAAGATTTAATTGTTTTACCTGCCGATTTTGAATTATATCATCGTTTATCTAATGATTTTTTTTCAATAGTAGCTTCTTATAGCGAAATTTTAGAGGTTGCTAGTATTGATGAATGCTATGTAGATGTAACTAAAATAATTATAGATAAACAGATTCATCCAATATTACTTGCTAAAGAAATTCAAAAAAATATATATGAACATTTAAGTTTACGCTGTTCTATTGGAATCGCACCGAATAAATTTTTAGCAAAAATGGCAAGCGATATGAAAAAACCAATGGGAATTACTATACTTACAAGGTCTAATTTAAAAGAAATAATGTGGCCATTAGATATTAAGGATATGTTTGGAATTGGTAAAAAAACTCAGCCAAAGCTTAAAGCAGTAGGAATTAATACAATTGGTGATATTGCAAATTATGATAACTATAATAAACTAAGACAAATTATTGGCAAAAATGCGCTACTATTGTATCGTAAAGCCAATGGAATTGATAATAGCGCTGTTGATGCTAAACAAAATGAATTAAAGTCTGTAGGAAACTCAACTACTTTACCATATGATACAAATGATGAGGAAATACTAAGGGATACATTAAAGAGTTTAGCTCGCCAAGTTTCAGCGCGAGCTAATAAGCGCAACTTAATTTCAAATTCAATCTCGATTACTATAAAATATACTCGCTTTGAAAGTGTTACTAGACAAACTACTGTCAATTCATTTATTAATGATTATGAAACCATATTATCTACTGCAAAAATGTTATTTGATGCTAATTATAGCGGTCGACCTGTGCGTCTTTTAGGCATCAGTTTAAATAATACAATCAATAAGAAGAACTACAAAGAACAACTTAATATTTTTGAAATGGCGCAAGAGGATGAAACCAATGATGATTCTCTTGAACAGTTACTAAATGCTATCAATAATAAATTTGATAAGAAGCTGGTGACTAAAGCTTCATCATTTGCAAAAAAGACTCCCCAAAAGAAATATTTAAAATAAAAGAATAAAATAATGATTTGCTCATAAGTTGTATAAACGGAGGATAACTTATGAGCATTTTAAATAAAGTTTTTAGAAATGAAAAAGTTTTAATTAATATATTTTCTGCAATATTATTTGTTTTTGGTATCTTATTTGGCATTATTTATTATTTTTATGGTAATGAAGCCCTATTAAATTTATGTAAATATATCTTTTTTTTCAAAGATAATGAGACAACCAATAATTATAATCTATATATTACAATTACTAGTTTCTACATATTTTTATCTCTAATAATTTCAACTAGTTTTTTAGGAACAATTTTTAATAGTTTTGTTATTTTTACAAAAGGAATGCAATTATCGATTGCAAGTATTTTTTATTTTACTTTAAATACGTTTGATGCATCTATGCTTTTTTTAGGTTTTTTTCCACAATTAATTATTGAATTAGCATTAACTTATATTATTTCTATAATTTCTATTAGATTATCAATAAATTGTTTTACAATTTCATTTTTGACAACAGAAGTATTTAATAGTCGAAAAATAATTAATTATATCTTAGATTACGTAATAATTATCTTAATAATAGTCACATTATCAATGGCATTTAAGGTTTATGCACTTTAGTTAGCAAATCGTTAGTATGGTTAAATTTAAACGTGATATAATTATTAAGTGAAGGTGAGGTGAAAGTAAGTGTAGTACTTGCTAAATTTATGTTAATTAAAGATGCCTTAAGTGAATATAAGCAATATTTGATTGTTGAAAAAGGTTTGAGTAAGAATACTATTTATTCTTATCTACGAGATTTGATTGCTTTTTCTAATTTTATCGGTGAGGAATATGAAATTAATCAAATTGAAAATATTAATAAAGAACATATTCATCTTTATTTAAAGGAGTTATCGAAAACAAACTGTACTAATTCAATTTCTCGTAAACTTGTTTCTTTACGAATGTTATATATTTTTTTAGTGAAAGAAAATATTGTGAAAGAAAATCTCATGAGTAGTTTTACCTTACCGAAAAGAGATAAAAAATTACCTATTGTTTTGTCTCAAGAAGAAATGATAGAGATACTTGATGGGATCATTGTTTGTGATGCAATTAGTTCGAGAAATAGATGTATGGTTGAATTGCTATATGCAACGGGTATGCGTATTTCAGAATTGTTGAATCTTACTTTGAAAGATTTAAATATTAAAATGGGATTTATCAAAGTTATTGGAAAAGGAAACAAAGAGAGAATGATTCCAATCGGTTCATATGTTGGAGAGATATTGGAACAATACATAAATGATTATCGAGCTGAATTTAATATAAAAAATGATAGTTTATTATTTTTTAATAAGCATGGTCAAAGATTAAGTAGAGAAGAATTTTATTCTATATTACAAACAATTGTAAATTCAACTTCTATAACTAAAAAAGTCTCGCCTCATACTTTTCGGCATACGTTTGCAACTCATCTTTTAGAAAATGGTGCTGATTTGCGTTCTATTCAAGAATTGCTTGGCCACAGTGATATTAGTACAACAACTATTTATACACATATTTCGAATCAAAAGATTAGAAGTGAGTATCAGCAATTCCACCCACGCATAAAAAAGCATAATGATGGGTAAAATAATGTCTAGATATGGAAACAATTTAATGATATACTTATGATTGCGTAAAAAGTGACGCAAGGAATGGAGGACAAGATGAAATACAACAGAGTTTTTTTAATTGTGTGTGATTCCTTAGGAATTGGTAATGCAAAAGATGCTAATTTATATAACGATGAAGGATCAAATACTTTAAAACATATATGTAATGCCTGCAATGGCCTTGATTTACCAAATTTGGAAGGATTAGGATTAGGAAGTTTGGGTAATTTTTCTGGAATACATCAATTAACTTCACAATTAGGATATACTTTAGCTTTAAACGAGATTTCTAATGGTAAAGATACTATGACCGGTCATTGGGAAATGATGGGGCTTAAAACTGAAAAACCATTTATTACATTTACCGAAACCGGCTTTCCTCAAGAATTTATTGAACTTTTTGAAGAAAAAACTGGACGTAAATGTGTTGGCAATAAGGCTGCAAGTGGTACAGCAATTCTTGATGAGTATGGTGAACATCAGATAAAAACAGGTGATTGGATCGTATATACTTCAGCTGATTCAGTTTTTCAAATAGCTGCAAATGAAGAGATTATCCCGTTAGAAGAATTGTATAAAGCATGCGAAATTGCTCGTGAAATAGCCATGGATGAGCGTTGGAAAGTTGGTAGAGTTATTGCTCGACCATATGTAGGAAAAAGGGTAGGGAAATTCAAACGTACTGCCAATCGTCATGATTTGGCCTTAGCACCATTTGGACGGACTGTTCTTGATAATTTGAAAGATAAACAGTTTGATGTTATTGGAGTTGGGAAAATTCCGGATATTTTTGTTGATCAAGGAATTACTAAAGCAGTTAAGACGGTAAGTAATCAGGATGGAATGGAAAAAACTGTTGAACTTGCAAAATCAGAATTTAAAGGATTGTGTTTTGTTAATCTTGTAGATTTTGATGCAGTATACGGTCATCGGCGTAATCCTGAGGGCTATGGGCAAGCAATTGTAGATTTTGATAAGCAATTGGAGGAATTAATGAAATATTTAAATCATGATGATTTATTAATGATCACTGCTGATCATGGTAATGATCCAACTTATAGTGGTACTGATCATACTCGTGAACAAGTTCCATTAATTATTTATTCAAAGGAATTATTGAAGCCACGTCATTTACATGATATGGAATCTTTTGCTGTAATTGGTGCTACAATTGCAGATAATTTTGGTATCGAATTACCAACTATTGGCCAATCAATTTTAGAATTAATTAAATAGGAGAATTTATGGAAGATAATACAAAACGATTGATCGTGATGTCAATTTTAGCTTATGCAATTGGAACGTTTATCTTTGCTGCAGGATTAATGACCAAGACAGCCGTTAGCATAATATTATTTTATATAATTGCAAGCATATTAATAATTTGCGGTATTTTAGCATTATATAATAATTATAAAAAAAATCATCAAATTAAATTATACTTATACTTAATAGTGGTAGGAATTGTTTTCTTGTTTTTAAATACAACGGCATTAATTAATAACTTATAGTTTATAAAAGCATTCTAAGATTATTGGAATGCTTTTAATTAGGATTTATCGATCAATTTATTTGTGTTTGTCTATTAAAAATCAATTATAAAATTTACATAATATACATTATGCGAAGTAGTATATATTCAAAAAAATTAAATTTTATCTTTGATAAGGTTAACTAAGTCGTTAGCCTTTTCCACATTTAAATAATGATCATAATAGTCAGCTTTAAGAAACATAGTTAAATGAGGTCTAGCAATACCCGTCTCTTTACAAAAAGATGTAAGATTAAGATATTGTTTTCTTTCATTGATAAATTCACGACATTCGCTTTTAGATAACATAGGCAACACTCCTTTATAATATAAGTGTTCGCATATGTATATTATGTAATGTATAAGTATATAATTAACTTACAAATTAAATATATCATAAATAAAACTTTATGTAAATATAATTACATAAAGTTGATTAAATTATTTATATAATACAATATTGCCAATATAATTTATATAATTAAACATACTAATTTTTTTTATACATAAATAGTCAACTTCATTATGAATAAGCAAATCATAAACAATAGCAAATCTTTCAAAATCAACACAATAAATATATTTAATAGTTTTTTTAACAATATAACTAATACAATAGTATTCATAAGTTCTCATATTAATCACCTCATAAATAAATTATAATAAATTTATTTCTTATTTACTATTTTTATATAACAAAAATCATTCTCATATAAACCATCTTCGTCCAAAAAGAAATCTATATCTACCTCTTTATTATATATAACTTTAGGTTCACTAATTAAACCATTACTACAGTAATAATATTTACTAAATATCCTATCTTCCATTTTTGTAATATACTTACTAATATAACTAGAAATTTTAGAATGACTTTCCAACCCTTTATCTATTTTAACCGCAGTATTATAACCTTTATTATCTTGCCATGAAACAATATTATATACATCTCTATCCGTTTTACTTTTTATATTTGCATTTACCAATTGCATTTTATTATTACTATCCCGTATTAGCCCGTGCCAATGCAAAGCACCGTCCTTATGCAGTTCGGGAACAATTATATACTTAATACCATGTTTCTTAGACTGATTTTTTAAATACTCTAGTGTTCTTTTTTTTAAATCTTCCAAATTATACCTATCTTCTACTTTATCCTTAGAAAATGTAAGAGTTATAAAATAATCCCAATCATTGAGAATAGCCATATTAAACACCTTAGACTT encodes:
- the recN gene encoding DNA repair protein RecN, whose translation is MLESIYIENFAIIDRLEVDFHNHMTVLTGETGAGKSIIIDAIGQLMGNRSQSSFIKADCDECFIEGVFTIGAKSPVLNKLKEYRIDYEDKLVVSKSFNRDNKSIIKINYRNVSKMVLQSIMADLIDIHSQFETHSLFDAENHLIILDEFINQPLKKLFQTYSLAYRTYREINRDYQKALNEELSDEQLEFYQAQLAEINSLDLEELDEDELEREKKLLQSYEKTNEQISKYRQYMNGDRGALATLSNALSELEELNDNPQYQNTYERMYDLYYNLIDLDDEIINEFNSTNFDEYRLNEIQEVFFKLNRLKRKYGQSIEAIKEAKEDLEMKVAAFNNRETYLNDLKKQLDIAYQETKSIAEQITRLRQSKAKEFTELVTKELKSLYLDKVVFKVDFKLVDFQKNGQDNVEFLISTNAGQTLKPLNKVASGGEMSRIMLAIKILSLSSSSVETIIFDEADTGVSGKVAESIGAKMKYISKQHQVLCITHLAQVAAFAKNHYLIQKSSNDNYTNVKIKELSYDQSINEIAKLISGKEVSQESINHAKKLKISSE
- a CDS encoding SpoIVB peptidase S55 domain-containing protein → MLFKKLILSFILALAIINPIAIYAISLVPGGDSIGIELDYQGVVITGGYKIKVGNESYDPLAKDFKVGDIIVAINNQKVTSIEELSNVIKEGDIANPRYDLTIKRGKETLHHDLQVVYENQQFSTGLYVKDAISGVGTLTFYNPATSTFGALGHAMSDSKLDSEELIQNGNIFESTVTSIKKATTQSSGNKIADISNIEIGSINSHSQFGIYGTYNYDISKREMMETASIEETKLGKAYFLTVLDGDKIQKCEIEITKLNDQDSIKEKGIEFTVTDQEVINKANGIVQGMSGSPIIQNNKIVGCVTHVSGNNPIIGYGLYIDWMLEMDK
- a CDS encoding AzlC family ABC transporter permease → MNLLTIKSAFKESIPVMMGYLVLGFAFGMLLVSKGFPIYYAFIMSCFIYAGSMQFVTISLLAGQASFISSFIMTLMVNARHLVYGLSMLKKFNFLGKLKPYMIFSLTDETFSLLVKNDFKSKNEVFLISFLDQCYWIIGSLVGATIGNNVSFNTQGLEFSMTALFIVIVINQIKNNSNHLATLIGFFVSIICLIIFGSDNFVIFSMILIMIILILVKPRLKNE
- a CDS encoding branched-chain amino acid transporter permease yields the protein MNNDVLIIIAVALGTILTRVLPFLIFNDAENLPPAISYLSKVLPYSIMAMLVVYCLRDTTFISGNHGFPEIIAVSITIIIHLLKENTLLSILVGTITYMICIQVIFA
- a CDS encoding DNA polymerase IV, giving the protein MQVVFHIDLNAFYASAEISRNPDLKGKPIVISGKSRRSIITTASYEAREFGIHSAMPLFQALELCKDLIVLPADFELYHRLSNDFFSIVASYSEILEVASIDECYVDVTKIIIDKQIHPILLAKEIQKNIYEHLSLRCSIGIAPNKFLAKMASDMKKPMGITILTRSNLKEIMWPLDIKDMFGIGKKTQPKLKAVGINTIGDIANYDNYNKLRQIIGKNALLLYRKANGIDNSAVDAKQNELKSVGNSTTLPYDTNDEEILRDTLKSLARQVSARANKRNLISNSISITIKYTRFESVTRQTTVNSFINDYETILSTAKMLFDANYSGRPVRLLGISLNNTINKKNYKEQLNIFEMAQEDETNDDSLEQLLNAINNKFDKKLVTKASSFAKKTPQKKYLK
- the xerD gene encoding site-specific tyrosine recombinase XerD, whose protein sequence is MKVSVVLAKFMLIKDALSEYKQYLIVEKGLSKNTIYSYLRDLIAFSNFIGEEYEINQIENINKEHIHLYLKELSKTNCTNSISRKLVSLRMLYIFLVKENIVKENLMSSFTLPKRDKKLPIVLSQEEMIEILDGIIVCDAISSRNRCMVELLYATGMRISELLNLTLKDLNIKMGFIKVIGKGNKERMIPIGSYVGEILEQYINDYRAEFNIKNDSLLFFNKHGQRLSREEFYSILQTIVNSTSITKKVSPHTFRHTFATHLLENGADLRSIQELLGHSDISTTTIYTHISNQKIRSEYQQFHPRIKKHNDG
- a CDS encoding phosphopentomutase — its product is MKYNRVFLIVCDSLGIGNAKDANLYNDEGSNTLKHICNACNGLDLPNLEGLGLGSLGNFSGIHQLTSQLGYTLALNEISNGKDTMTGHWEMMGLKTEKPFITFTETGFPQEFIELFEEKTGRKCVGNKAASGTAILDEYGEHQIKTGDWIVYTSADSVFQIAANEEIIPLEELYKACEIAREIAMDERWKVGRVIARPYVGKRVGKFKRTANRHDLALAPFGRTVLDNLKDKQFDVIGVGKIPDIFVDQGITKAVKTVSNQDGMEKTVELAKSEFKGLCFVNLVDFDAVYGHRRNPEGYGQAIVDFDKQLEELMKYLNHDDLLMITADHGNDPTYSGTDHTREQVPLIIYSKELLKPRHLHDMESFAVIGATIADNFGIELPTIGQSILELIK
- a CDS encoding rolling circle replication-associated protein, which gives rise to MHDKECNVYTNYVVKDYGSFEKQILFKNNVKIRDYIEEDKDGKYDISVYNDGLTDLDRFLKKLGLLYDYEDIRKYNIARSKRRSKSKVFNMAILNDWDYFITLTFSKDKVEDRYNLEDLKKRTLEYLKNQSKKHGIKYIIVPELHKDGALHWHGLIRDSNNKMQLVNANIKSKTDRDVYNIVSWQDNKGYNTAVKIDKGLESHSKISSYISKYITKMEDRIFSKYYYCSNGLISEPKVIYNKEVDIDFFLDEDGLYENDFCYIKIVNKK